From one Agrobacterium fabrum str. C58 genomic stretch:
- a CDS encoding tetratricopeptide repeat protein: MDLLSVSEALNAAGQQAAAAELYKTWVAFNDNNPTIHLAYFNYAVMLNQLGDRAGAVQAFRACLKANPEFAPGHINLGRALEDAGLIGHAVEQWSHYAEVTKNVDAETIGHRHMTLQNMGRVLEGAGKLEEAETALLQAFELRPELPEAGQHWASLRQRQCKWPVLAPSNHISPRKMLDAMSSLTLSCYADDPMFQLAKAYRLSKTLIGARPDLSRFPRRSPKQKSGTGQRLRVGYLSSDLRDHAVGFALCEVLELHDKDSLEVFAYYCGNVRGTDSTQERIKAAVHCWRDIHGVDDATAASQIIADEIDILIDVNGYTKDARAKIFAYRPAPVIVSFCGYPGSMGSPFHQYLISDGYMIPPENEIYYSEKVLRIACDQPLDRKRPVAARPSRADVGLPEDAFVYASFNGMQKITENCFARWMTILSETPGSLLWLLTGDDDVNQRLRDLAEKSGVASERLVFAPKAQNPQHIARIGLADLFLDTFPYGAHSTASDAITSGLPVLTMYGKTFAARFCGSIVTAAGVPEMICSSPEDYVARAIGFERDRQSLLEVRESIARQRETSVLRDIPALARRLEELFWQMQGECERGETPVPDLSNLDIYYEAGAEALLENIEFEDEQSYRERYLKKLRQWHDYAPIPYDRRLWQNPDN, from the coding sequence ATGGATCTGCTGAGCGTATCAGAGGCGCTCAATGCCGCCGGCCAGCAGGCCGCTGCGGCAGAGCTTTACAAGACCTGGGTCGCATTCAACGACAATAACCCGACGATCCATCTCGCCTATTTCAACTATGCCGTCATGCTCAACCAGCTGGGCGATCGCGCAGGTGCGGTACAGGCGTTCCGGGCGTGTCTGAAGGCCAATCCGGAATTTGCTCCCGGCCACATCAATCTCGGCCGCGCGCTTGAAGATGCCGGGCTGATCGGCCACGCGGTGGAGCAATGGTCGCATTATGCCGAGGTGACGAAAAATGTCGACGCCGAGACGATCGGCCATCGGCACATGACCCTGCAGAACATGGGCCGGGTTCTCGAAGGCGCCGGCAAGCTCGAAGAGGCCGAGACCGCTTTGCTGCAGGCATTTGAACTGCGGCCGGAACTGCCGGAAGCCGGCCAGCACTGGGCATCGTTGCGACAGCGCCAGTGCAAATGGCCGGTCCTCGCCCCTTCGAACCACATTTCCCCGCGCAAGATGCTCGATGCGATGTCGTCGCTGACGCTCAGCTGTTACGCCGACGACCCGATGTTCCAGCTGGCCAAAGCTTACCGCCTCAGCAAAACGCTGATCGGCGCGCGTCCGGACCTCAGCCGCTTTCCGCGAAGATCACCGAAGCAGAAATCCGGCACCGGTCAGCGTCTGCGCGTCGGTTACCTCTCATCGGATCTTCGCGATCACGCCGTCGGCTTCGCCCTTTGCGAAGTTCTGGAACTGCATGACAAGGACAGCCTCGAGGTCTTCGCCTATTATTGCGGCAATGTCCGCGGCACCGACAGCACGCAGGAGCGCATCAAGGCCGCAGTCCATTGCTGGCGGGATATTCACGGTGTGGACGATGCCACCGCCGCATCACAGATCATCGCCGACGAGATCGATATATTGATCGACGTGAATGGCTACACCAAGGACGCGCGCGCAAAAATCTTCGCCTATCGTCCAGCACCTGTCATCGTCAGCTTCTGCGGTTACCCCGGATCGATGGGCAGCCCGTTCCATCAATATCTGATCTCTGACGGCTACATGATCCCGCCGGAGAACGAAATCTATTATTCCGAGAAGGTGCTGCGCATCGCCTGCGACCAGCCGCTCGACCGAAAGCGGCCCGTCGCCGCCCGGCCGAGCCGGGCCGACGTCGGACTGCCGGAGGATGCCTTCGTTTATGCCAGCTTCAACGGCATGCAGAAGATCACCGAAAACTGCTTCGCACGATGGATGACCATCCTGTCGGAGACGCCCGGCAGCCTGCTATGGCTGCTGACGGGTGATGACGACGTCAATCAACGCCTGCGAGATCTTGCGGAAAAAAGCGGCGTTGCGTCCGAGCGGCTCGTCTTCGCGCCGAAGGCCCAGAACCCGCAGCATATTGCCCGCATCGGTCTTGCCGATCTGTTTCTCGATACATTCCCCTATGGCGCACATTCCACGGCATCGGATGCGATAACCTCAGGCCTGCCCGTCCTCACCATGTACGGCAAGACCTTCGCCGCACGCTTCTGCGGCAGCATTGTCACCGCAGCGGGCGTGCCGGAAATGATCTGCTCTTCACCGGAAGATTATGTCGCCCGTGCCATCGGTTTCGAACGAGACCGCCAAAGCCTTCTGGAGGTCAGGGAATCGATCGCCCGGCAGCGCGAGACGAGCGTCCTGCGGGATATCCCTGCGCTCGCACGGCGTCTGGAAGAACTCTTCTGGCAAATGCAGGGCGAATGCGAGCGCGGCGAGACCCCGGTGCCCGATCTCAGCAATCTCGATATTTATTATGAAGCGGGTGCGGAAGCGCTGCTGGAAAACATCGAGTTCGAGGACGAACAGAGCTACCGCGAGCGCTACCTGAAGAAGCTGAGGCAATGGCACGATTACGCGCCGATCCCTTATGACCGCCGCCTCTGGCAGAACCCGGACAATTGA
- a CDS encoding beta strand repeat-containing protein, with protein sequence MTSIIASLNVNQIRYLSTEAVAAWTTEDVASLSTTQIKALSSDQIAALDVEDVKILNSQQLSAISQGAIVGLTLDQLNILDQYAIKSLSASQVSALTTTQFHALTTDQAEALTSSQVRVLSSAQLAALSAEDIATFSTADMAAITAKAMPGLGTEVIAGLTPDQIAALNISAIASLTTEQIAILSPQQAEALTPAQVRVLSSLQLAALGTDDIATFSAADIAAITGKAITGLSIEAIAELTSDRVAALNASAIAGLTTEQIEALSTAQIAALTTAQIAALKTTHVAALSTSQVEALSPLQVRSLTASQLAVLSAEDIATFSTADIAAITGTAMPRLSTEAIGTLTLDQIAALTTAQLNALSSAQFQALSAGQVEALSATHIAALSTGVIASLTADQIEAFSTRQVEALSAAQVKLLNSAQIAALSPDDIATFSTADIAAIAGKAISGLSTGAIAALTTAQIAALTTGAIASLTDDQIEALSTSQVAALSPTQVKSLSSTQLAALSVEDLATFSSADLAAITGKAMSGLNTDVIAALTAAQIAAFGASAIAGLTSDQVEALSGSQVSLLSTTQIKALSSTQVAALGSDVAALSTSQTAVLSAASIKGLTPEQIAILRPDQFSALTTAQIAALSSGQITAMGASNIASLSMAQIAAISTSSMTGLSTGQIAALSTEQISRLSSRQMAMLSSAQIAALGTEAVAALSTAQISGLSAAGISGLSKQQVATFSTAQVEALTSAQILNFSSMHIAELGTEDLAKFTTKDIAAISSSAIAGLSAEAIASLTTAQIAALNTQSINALSTAQIAALTTAQVEALTSTQVNALTSKQIAALSTDDIATFSTKDIAAINSDAIAGLSAETIASLATGQIAALNVRSIAALSTVQIVALTTAQVEALTTVQVGALSSTQLAVLSTDDIATFSTRDMAALGSSAIAGLSKDTVASLTTAQIGALSMAGISGLSTGQIAALTGDQLNVLTNTQIAALTSKQVAAFDVSDITALSTGQIAALSAAGAAGLTTDQIAALSTDQVGAMTSGQIAALSAKQIAALGTDDIATFSTGDIAALSSNAVAGLSRDTVASLTTAQIAALSSAGISGLGTGQIAGLTSEQVNVLTNAQISALTSKQVAALEVTDIASLSAAQIAAIGAAGVAGLTTDQIAALSISQVEALTSAQIAALNSKQIAALSADDLAIFTTAEMAAIGSGAISGLPASTIASLTTAQIAALGAAAVSGLTTDQIAALGTGQVDALTNAQIGALTSKQVTALSVSGIGSLSSAQIAALSTAGVAGLTTDQIAALSTSQVEALTSVQIAALSSKQIAALGADDLDIFTTAEIASIGSSAVAGLSASTIASLTTAQIAALGTAAVSGLTTDQIVALGTGQLNGLTSAQIGALTSRQVAALSATGIAALTKGQIAALDAKAVAGLGSAQAGALSVEQVEALSTRQIAALTSDALQGLSTDMLETFSPDELAAIGAGAIKGLSTNFIAALSTAEVAALSTAGVSGLTSEQVDALGKDRIEALSTSQITALSSSGLAGLTLEDMGTFSSGELAAISSTAIRGLSNSVVASLSSESIAALTTGQVASLSYGQIAAMDAAQIGALSTSQVSALSARQAAALGADDLTTFSAEQIISLSSSAIPGLSTSTLAGLTTSQAAAFTPGQIAAMTSAQVTALNSSKPANSSVQEIASFLSTPAAATSSAQDSTGNTSGSVGTSTTAQDSSDVASAILSYLDV encoded by the coding sequence ATGACGTCGATCATTGCTTCCCTGAATGTCAATCAGATCAGATATCTCTCGACAGAGGCGGTCGCAGCCTGGACAACCGAGGACGTCGCGTCACTCTCCACAACGCAGATCAAGGCGCTCTCATCGGATCAGATCGCGGCATTGGATGTGGAGGATGTGAAAATCCTCAACTCTCAGCAGCTGAGCGCCATTTCACAGGGCGCCATTGTTGGTTTGACGCTCGACCAACTCAACATTCTCGATCAATACGCCATCAAAAGTCTGAGTGCGAGCCAGGTTTCCGCGCTGACGACCACCCAGTTTCATGCCCTGACGACGGATCAGGCAGAAGCCCTGACCTCTTCCCAGGTGCGCGTTCTCAGCTCCGCACAACTTGCGGCGCTGAGCGCAGAGGATATCGCAACCTTCTCGACCGCTGACATGGCGGCGATCACGGCCAAAGCCATGCCGGGCCTCGGCACGGAGGTGATCGCAGGACTTACCCCGGATCAGATCGCGGCTCTGAACATCAGCGCGATCGCAAGCCTGACGACCGAACAGATCGCGATCCTGAGCCCGCAGCAGGCGGAAGCCTTGACCCCTGCCCAGGTGAGGGTGTTGAGCTCGCTTCAGCTCGCTGCCCTCGGCACAGACGATATCGCCACCTTCTCCGCGGCCGACATCGCTGCTATTACCGGCAAGGCCATAACGGGCCTGAGCATCGAGGCAATCGCGGAACTGACGTCGGATCGCGTCGCCGCTCTGAATGCAAGCGCGATTGCCGGCCTGACGACCGAGCAGATCGAGGCCCTGAGTACCGCTCAGATAGCCGCCTTGACGACAGCGCAGATCGCAGCACTCAAAACGACCCATGTCGCGGCCTTGAGTACGAGCCAGGTCGAAGCCCTGTCACCGTTACAGGTACGGTCGCTGACTGCGTCGCAGCTCGCGGTCCTGAGCGCAGAGGACATCGCAACATTCTCCACCGCCGACATCGCCGCGATCACGGGCACAGCCATGCCCCGCCTGAGCACGGAGGCGATCGGTACTCTGACGCTGGATCAGATCGCCGCGCTGACGACAGCCCAGCTGAACGCCCTCAGTTCGGCACAGTTCCAGGCCCTGAGCGCCGGTCAGGTCGAGGCCCTGTCGGCCACTCACATTGCGGCCCTGAGCACCGGCGTGATCGCTAGCCTGACAGCCGATCAGATCGAAGCCTTCAGCACCCGGCAGGTCGAGGCCCTCTCCGCGGCACAGGTGAAGCTGCTGAACTCGGCTCAAATTGCAGCCCTGAGCCCGGATGATATCGCGACATTTTCGACCGCCGATATTGCGGCGATTGCCGGCAAGGCAATATCAGGCCTGAGCACCGGCGCAATCGCCGCGCTGACCACCGCTCAGATCGCCGCCCTGACGACCGGCGCGATCGCCAGTCTGACCGACGACCAGATCGAAGCCCTGAGCACCAGTCAGGTGGCAGCCCTCTCCCCGACACAGGTGAAATCGCTGAGTTCAACACAACTCGCTGCCCTGAGCGTGGAAGATCTCGCGACCTTCTCGAGCGCTGATCTTGCCGCGATTACCGGTAAGGCCATGTCGGGCTTGAACACGGATGTCATTGCAGCACTGACCGCCGCTCAGATCGCCGCCTTCGGCGCCAGTGCGATCGCCGGCCTGACGTCCGATCAGGTAGAAGCCTTGAGCGGCAGCCAAGTCAGCCTTTTGTCCACCACGCAGATCAAGGCGTTGAGTTCAACGCAGGTCGCCGCCTTGGGTAGCGATGTCGCTGCCTTGTCCACCAGCCAGACCGCCGTATTGAGTGCGGCAAGCATCAAGGGCCTGACCCCGGAGCAGATTGCAATCCTGCGCCCCGATCAGTTTTCGGCTTTGACCACGGCCCAGATCGCGGCTCTCAGCTCGGGACAGATAACGGCGATGGGCGCCAGCAACATCGCATCGCTTTCCATGGCCCAGATCGCGGCCATAAGCACGTCAAGCATGACCGGACTTTCAACCGGCCAGATCGCCGCGCTCAGCACCGAGCAGATTTCCAGGCTGTCGAGCAGGCAGATGGCAATGTTGAGCTCGGCACAAATTGCGGCGCTTGGCACCGAGGCCGTCGCGGCTCTTTCGACAGCACAGATTTCCGGCCTGAGCGCCGCGGGTATTTCTGGGCTGAGCAAGCAGCAAGTGGCGACATTCAGCACCGCCCAGGTTGAAGCCCTGACGAGTGCGCAGATCCTCAACTTCAGTTCCATGCATATTGCCGAACTGGGGACAGAAGATCTGGCAAAATTCACCACCAAGGATATCGCTGCGATCAGTTCAAGTGCGATCGCGGGATTGTCGGCGGAGGCAATAGCCTCACTGACGACCGCCCAGATTGCGGCTCTGAACACGCAAAGCATCAATGCGCTGAGCACCGCGCAGATTGCCGCCTTGACGACCGCTCAGGTGGAGGCCTTGACCTCCACGCAGGTCAACGCGCTCACCTCGAAGCAGATCGCGGCCTTGAGCACGGATGATATCGCGACATTCTCGACCAAGGATATTGCCGCGATCAATTCGGATGCGATTGCAGGCCTCTCCGCGGAGACCATTGCGTCGCTCGCTACAGGCCAGATCGCCGCACTGAATGTGAGAAGCATCGCGGCGCTCAGCACCGTGCAGATCGTGGCCCTGACAACGGCTCAGGTCGAGGCATTGACCACTGTTCAGGTCGGCGCGCTCAGTTCTACGCAGCTTGCTGTCCTGAGCACGGACGATATCGCAACCTTCTCGACGAGGGACATGGCCGCGCTCGGTTCAAGTGCGATCGCCGGCCTATCGAAGGACACCGTAGCGTCGCTGACGACAGCCCAGATCGGCGCGCTGAGCATGGCCGGCATCAGCGGGCTGAGCACGGGGCAGATCGCCGCATTGACGGGTGATCAGCTCAACGTCCTCACCAATACCCAGATCGCCGCCCTCACCTCCAAGCAGGTTGCGGCATTTGATGTGAGCGACATCACGGCACTGTCGACAGGCCAGATCGCCGCCCTCAGCGCTGCGGGTGCGGCAGGTCTCACCACCGATCAGATCGCCGCCCTGAGTACCGATCAGGTCGGGGCGATGACCAGCGGCCAGATCGCGGCTCTCAGCGCAAAACAGATCGCCGCTCTCGGCACAGACGACATTGCGACTTTCTCGACCGGGGACATTGCCGCGCTCAGTTCGAATGCGGTTGCGGGCCTCTCAAGGGACACTGTCGCATCGTTGACGACAGCACAGATCGCCGCGCTGAGTTCGGCCGGCATCAGCGGTTTGGGCACCGGACAGATCGCAGGCCTGACAAGCGAACAGGTCAACGTCCTCACCAATGCCCAGATCAGCGCCCTCACCTCAAAGCAGGTTGCGGCACTTGAGGTGACCGATATTGCCTCGCTTTCAGCGGCACAGATAGCCGCCATCGGCGCCGCAGGCGTGGCAGGCCTCACCACGGATCAGATCGCCGCCTTGAGCATCAGCCAGGTCGAGGCCCTGACCAGTGCCCAGATCGCGGCCCTGAATTCGAAACAGATTGCGGCTCTCAGCGCCGACGATCTGGCTATCTTCACCACCGCGGAAATGGCCGCGATCGGTTCTGGTGCAATCTCCGGCCTGCCGGCATCGACCATCGCATCCCTGACGACGGCGCAGATCGCGGCCCTCGGCGCGGCGGCCGTATCCGGCCTCACCACCGACCAGATCGCCGCCCTCGGCACCGGCCAGGTCGACGCCCTCACCAATGCGCAGATCGGCGCCCTCACCTCCAAACAGGTGACGGCACTCAGCGTTTCCGGCATCGGCTCGCTTTCATCAGCCCAGATAGCCGCTCTCAGCACAGCGGGCGTGGCGGGCCTCACCACGGATCAGATCGCGGCCTTGAGCACCAGTCAGGTCGAAGCCCTGACCAGCGTCCAGATCGCGGCCCTGAGTTCGAAACAGATTGCGGCCCTCGGTGCCGATGATCTTGATATCTTCACCACCGCCGAAATCGCCTCGATTGGCTCCAGTGCGGTCGCAGGCCTGTCGGCGTCGACCATCGCCTCCCTGACGACGGCGCAAATCGCGGCCCTCGGAACCGCGGCCGTATCGGGCCTTACCACCGACCAGATTGTGGCCCTCGGCACCGGCCAGTTGAACGGCCTCACCAGCGCACAAATTGGCGCCCTCACCTCCAGACAGGTTGCAGCCCTCAGCGCGACCGGCATTGCCGCGCTGACGAAAGGCCAGATCGCCGCTCTCGACGCCAAGGCTGTCGCGGGCCTTGGCAGCGCGCAGGCAGGCGCGCTGAGCGTCGAACAGGTCGAAGCCCTGTCCACCCGTCAGATTGCGGCGTTGACTTCGGATGCACTTCAGGGACTGTCTACCGACATGCTCGAGACCTTCTCGCCGGATGAACTCGCGGCGATTGGCGCGGGCGCGATAAAGGGGCTGTCCACGAACTTTATCGCCGCGCTTTCCACGGCAGAAGTTGCCGCCCTGAGTACCGCAGGCGTCTCCGGATTGACCAGCGAGCAGGTCGATGCCCTTGGTAAGGACAGGATCGAAGCCCTGTCCACCAGCCAGATCACCGCATTGAGCTCATCCGGGCTGGCCGGGCTGACACTGGAGGATATGGGAACATTCTCCAGCGGCGAACTTGCTGCAATCAGTTCAACGGCCATCAGGGGCTTGTCCAACAGCGTCGTCGCTTCCCTGTCTTCAGAGTCGATCGCCGCTCTGACGACAGGCCAGGTGGCGTCACTGAGCTACGGCCAGATCGCGGCAATGGATGCTGCACAAATCGGCGCATTGTCGACATCCCAGGTCAGCGCCCTCAGCGCAAGGCAGGCGGCCGCGCTTGGTGCAGACGACCTCACGACATTTTCCGCCGAACAGATCATCAGCTTGAGTTCAAGCGCGATCCCGGGATTGAGCACCAGCACACTCGCAGGCCTCACGACTTCCCAGGCCGCAGCCTTCACGCCCGGCCAGATCGCGGCCATGACATCGGCTCAGGTTACCGCGTTGAACAGCAGCAAGCCGGCCAACAGCTCCGTGCAGGAGATCGCTTCCTTCCTCTCGACCCCCGCGGCGGCGACGTCTTCGGCGCAAGATAGTACCGGCAATACCAGCGGATCGGTCGGCACGTCGACCACGGCGCAGGACTCGTCCGACGTCGCCTCAGCCATCCTGTCTTATCTTGATGTCTGA
- the glf gene encoding UDP-galactopyranose mutase — MIADERIVIVGAGLSGAVIGRELALAGHLVDIIDARDHIAGNCHTERDGETGVMVHVYGPHIFHTDDREVWDYVNSFQTFMPYKNRVKTTSGEQVYSLPVNLHTINQFFGKNFRPDEARTFIEDKADKSITDPQTFEEQALRFVGRDLYEAFFKGYTEKQWGCSPTELPASILKRLPVRFNYDDNYFFHKYQGMPESGYTDMIERILDHPNITVKLGTRFDRAEAPATGHVFYSGPLDGYFDFEFGRLAYRTLDFERFTYDGDYQGCAVMNYGDVSVPFTRITEHKHFSPWEDHAGSVCYREFSRECGPQDIPYYPIRLVEDKEQLADYVARAEREASVTFVGRLGTYRYLDMDATIREALDTARLYLARRSEGGSMPAFLHSPV, encoded by the coding sequence ATGATCGCGGACGAAAGAATTGTCATTGTGGGCGCCGGGCTTTCCGGCGCGGTCATTGGCCGGGAGCTTGCACTGGCGGGCCATCTGGTCGACATCATCGATGCCCGTGATCACATTGCCGGCAATTGCCATACCGAACGCGACGGCGAAACCGGCGTCATGGTGCATGTTTACGGTCCGCATATTTTCCATACCGACGACCGGGAAGTCTGGGACTACGTGAACAGCTTCCAGACCTTCATGCCCTACAAGAACCGCGTCAAAACGACGAGCGGTGAGCAGGTCTACTCCCTTCCCGTCAATCTGCACACGATCAACCAGTTCTTCGGCAAGAATTTCCGGCCCGATGAAGCGCGAACCTTCATCGAGGACAAGGCCGATAAATCGATCACCGATCCACAGACCTTCGAGGAGCAGGCGCTGCGCTTCGTCGGCCGCGATCTCTATGAGGCCTTCTTCAAGGGATATACCGAAAAGCAATGGGGCTGCTCGCCGACGGAACTGCCGGCCTCTATCCTGAAACGCCTGCCCGTGCGCTTCAATTACGACGACAATTACTTCTTCCACAAATATCAGGGCATGCCGGAAAGCGGTTATACTGACATGATCGAGCGCATCCTCGATCACCCCAATATCACGGTAAAACTCGGCACGCGCTTTGACCGCGCCGAAGCGCCGGCCACCGGACACGTCTTTTACTCCGGTCCGCTCGATGGCTATTTCGATTTCGAATTCGGCCGCCTGGCGTACCGGACGCTCGACTTCGAACGGTTCACCTATGACGGCGACTACCAGGGCTGCGCGGTGATGAATTACGGCGACGTGTCGGTACCCTTTACCCGCATCACCGAACACAAGCATTTTTCGCCGTGGGAAGACCATGCCGGCTCCGTCTGCTACCGGGAGTTTTCCCGCGAATGCGGCCCACAGGACATTCCCTATTATCCGATCCGGCTGGTCGAGGATAAAGAACAGCTCGCCGACTATGTGGCGCGGGCCGAACGGGAAGCGTCGGTCACCTTTGTCGGACGGCTCGGGACCTACCGTTATCTCGACATGGATGCGACCATCCGCGAAGCGCTCGACACTGCCCGCCTCTATCTCGCCAGGCGATCAGAGGGCGGTTCCATGCCGGCATTTCTGCATTCACCCGTCTGA